A section of the Streptomyces sp. CG1 genome encodes:
- a CDS encoding helix-turn-helix transcriptional regulator translates to MTTDTPARVLQLLSLLQTPREWPGGELAERLGVSRRTVRRDIDRLRELGYPVQATKGADGGYRLVAGKAMPPLVLDDEEAVAIAVGLRAGAGHAVEGVDEASVRALAKLEQVLPARLRHRVSTLQAATTSLTSGDGPSIAPETLTVMASTVAGHERLRFAYRDKDDSESRRLTEPYRLVSTGRRWYLVAYDVDRADWRTFRVDRVSEPFATGVRFAPRELPTGSAAEYLRRSIHRRQETYEFAVRFAAPAAQVSTRVPAWLGAPEDDGEGGCVLRGTSGEPVGWLAMRLAMAGCEFAVREPGELVECVRELGGRLSRAGR, encoded by the coding sequence ATGACTACCGACACACCCGCCCGGGTGTTGCAGCTGCTCTCGCTCCTCCAGACGCCTCGTGAGTGGCCCGGTGGGGAGCTGGCCGAGCGGCTCGGGGTGTCGCGTCGTACCGTGCGGCGGGACATCGACCGGCTGCGGGAGCTGGGCTATCCGGTGCAGGCCACGAAGGGGGCGGACGGCGGGTACCGGCTGGTCGCGGGCAAGGCGATGCCGCCGCTGGTGCTGGACGACGAGGAGGCGGTGGCGATCGCGGTGGGCCTGCGGGCCGGTGCCGGGCATGCGGTGGAGGGCGTGGACGAGGCGTCGGTACGGGCCCTGGCCAAGCTGGAGCAGGTGCTGCCGGCCCGGCTGCGCCACCGGGTGTCCACACTGCAGGCGGCGACCACCTCGCTGACCAGCGGGGACGGACCGAGCATCGCGCCGGAGACACTGACCGTGATGGCCTCGACGGTGGCGGGTCACGAGCGGCTGCGGTTCGCCTACCGCGACAAGGACGACAGCGAGTCGCGGCGGCTGACCGAACCGTATCGGCTGGTGTCGACCGGGCGACGTTGGTATCTCGTCGCCTACGACGTCGACCGCGCCGACTGGCGCACCTTCCGGGTGGACCGGGTGAGCGAGCCGTTCGCGACCGGAGTCCGGTTCGCACCACGGGAGTTGCCGACCGGGAGCGCTGCCGAGTACCTACGGCGGTCCATCCACCGGCGGCAGGAGACGTACGAGTTCGCGGTGCGGTTCGCCGCGCCGGCGGCGCAGGTCTCCACACGGGTGCCGGCCTGGCTCGGGGCGCCGGAGGACGACGGCGAGGGCGGTTGTGTCCTACGAGGCACCTCCGGCGAACCCGTGGGGTGGCTGGCGATGCGGTTGGCGATGGCGGGGTGCGAGTTCGCGGTGCGGGAACCGGGTGAACTGGTGGAATGCGTGCGGGAGTTGGGGGGACGGCTGAGTCGGGCGGGTCGTTGA
- a CDS encoding TetR/AcrR family transcriptional regulator has product MTERRKAETRTEIARAAAALFVRQGLRATRAEDIAQAAGIAPRTFYRYFATKEEAVAPLYAAGAQRWAEAVRAAPAHLTVPEALEHAVRHTLTPGLGVSAASWEWVRTLIRLAGASPALRKVWAEACQESDQTLAEILASRSTGLKSCEVGVSGAAGAEAAEDREGSEGREAHEGHEAHGGREGRETNDSVAARPTPSIPPAPVTPDLRFAAAVAGAAVRVAVESWAATASPPTGPGGPAALALHNLGSLRGFGWGGQTQGDT; this is encoded by the coding sequence CTGACCGAGCGCCGGAAGGCCGAGACCCGGACGGAGATCGCCCGCGCGGCGGCTGCCCTGTTCGTCCGCCAGGGGCTGCGGGCCACCCGTGCCGAGGACATCGCCCAGGCCGCGGGCATCGCACCGCGCACGTTCTACCGCTACTTCGCCACCAAGGAGGAAGCGGTCGCCCCTCTCTATGCGGCGGGCGCCCAGCGCTGGGCGGAAGCGGTCCGAGCGGCCCCGGCCCACCTCACCGTCCCGGAGGCCCTGGAACACGCCGTGCGCCACACCCTCACCCCCGGTCTCGGTGTCTCGGCGGCGTCCTGGGAATGGGTCCGCACCCTGATCCGCCTGGCCGGCGCCAGCCCCGCCCTGCGCAAGGTCTGGGCCGAAGCGTGCCAGGAGTCGGACCAGACCCTGGCCGAGATCCTGGCGTCCCGGTCAACTGGTCTCAAGAGTTGCGAAGTCGGCGTGAGCGGAGCTGCTGGAGCCGAGGCAGCTGAAGACCGCGAAGGGTCCGAGGGCCGCGAGGCTCATGAAGGCCATGAAGCTCATGGAGGCCGCGAAGGACGCGAAACGAACGACAGCGTTGCCGCGCGCCCCACCCCCTCCATACCCCCCGCGCCGGTCACCCCGGACCTCCGTTTCGCCGCGGCCGTCGCCGGCGCCGCCGTCCGCGTGGCCGTGGAGTCCTGGGCCGCCACCGCCTCCCCGCCCACCGGCCCCGGGGGTCCCGCAGCCCTGGCGCTGCACAACCTCGGGTCCTTGCGCGGCTTCGGATGGGGCGGGCAAACCCAGGGCGACACCTAG
- a CDS encoding MerR family transcriptional regulator, which yields MHGGISYSIGELARCTRLSVKTIRFYSDQGLVAPVSRTAAGYRRYGPDAVARLALVRTLRELGLGLEVIRRIVDRPFDLGRVAAEQAAALDVQISVLRLRRAVLSAVAARREPSLEEMELMNRLATLSEAERHRLIDGFLDSVFTAPTAPDSPEAAASGSSEADVTDSPEANFTDPPEVYVTDPPEAYVPHPSEAALRRSLTPELPDNPTEEQMAAWVELAELSLDDGFRATVRRLVQDHARHRPGHEGGDKSGAGRPPGPNLVAVTREVVGTALASGTRPEAPEADPVVADLITRCALVSGHPGHASSQASPHESHEWLLRRLETARDPRWDTYLRLLALVNCWPAPDPVTPVIDWAATALRARAAA from the coding sequence ATGCATGGCGGCATCTCGTATTCGATCGGTGAGCTGGCTCGGTGTACCAGGCTGTCGGTCAAGACGATTCGTTTCTATTCGGATCAGGGCCTGGTGGCGCCCGTGAGCCGTACCGCGGCCGGATACCGCCGTTACGGCCCCGACGCCGTCGCCCGGCTTGCGCTCGTGCGGACGCTGCGCGAGCTCGGGCTCGGCCTGGAGGTGATCCGGCGGATCGTGGACCGGCCGTTCGACCTCGGCCGGGTCGCGGCCGAGCAGGCCGCCGCGCTGGACGTGCAGATCAGTGTGCTGCGCCTGCGCCGGGCGGTGTTGTCCGCCGTGGCCGCCCGGCGTGAGCCGAGCCTCGAGGAGATGGAACTCATGAACCGGTTGGCGACCCTGTCCGAGGCGGAACGGCACCGTCTGATCGACGGTTTCCTCGACTCCGTCTTCACCGCGCCCACCGCACCCGACTCACCGGAGGCCGCCGCGTCCGGCTCATCGGAGGCCGACGTCACCGACTCGCCGGAGGCCAACTTCACCGACCCGCCGGAGGTCTACGTGACCGACCCGCCGGAGGCATACGTGCCCCACCCCTCCGAGGCCGCCCTTCGGCGTTCCCTCACGCCCGAACTGCCCGACAACCCGACCGAGGAGCAGATGGCGGCCTGGGTGGAGCTGGCCGAGTTGTCGCTCGACGACGGGTTCCGGGCCACCGTACGACGCCTGGTCCAGGACCATGCCAGGCACCGGCCCGGGCACGAGGGCGGGGACAAGAGCGGGGCCGGCAGGCCGCCCGGTCCGAACCTCGTCGCCGTCACCCGGGAAGTCGTCGGCACTGCCCTGGCCTCCGGCACCAGGCCCGAGGCGCCGGAGGCGGATCCGGTCGTCGCGGACCTGATCACCCGGTGCGCCCTCGTCTCCGGGCACCCCGGCCATGCCTCGAGCCAAGCTTCGCCGCACGAGTCGCACGAGTGGCTGCTCCGGCGTCTGGAGACCGCCCGCGATCCCCGCTGGGACACCTATCTCCGTCTGCTGGCCCTCGTCAACTGCTGGCCGGCCCCGGATCCGGTGACCCCGGTGATCGACTGGGCGGCCACGGCGCTGCGCGCACGGGCGGCTGCCTGA
- a CDS encoding RNA polymerase sigma factor RpoD/SigA has product MATRAVARRQSATGETADSASSVRAHGGEIADRDLVGMYLDEIARTPLLDAAKEVELSQTIEAGVFALQVLDGEEESKTDATREELEELVAAGERAKDVFIRSNLRLVVAVARRYPRSGLPLLDLIQEGNAGLVRAVEKFDYRKGFKFSTYATWWIRQAITRSIADQSRTIRLPVHLVEELGRIRRVQREFNREHGRDPEPAEIAAELATTPERVTDVLDWARDPVSLNMSVDDEGETQFGDLLEDTSAVSPEQSVLTLLRSEELDGLIGRLDQRTASIIKMRYGIEDGRERTLTEVGKEHGLTRERIRQIEKHALLELKKLARDTGFDAAA; this is encoded by the coding sequence ATGGCAACCCGTGCCGTCGCCCGTCGTCAGTCCGCCACCGGCGAGACGGCCGACTCGGCAAGCAGTGTTCGCGCTCATGGCGGCGAGATCGCAGACCGCGACCTGGTCGGCATGTACCTCGACGAGATCGCGCGCACGCCGCTGCTCGACGCCGCAAAGGAGGTCGAGCTGTCCCAGACCATCGAGGCGGGTGTCTTCGCGCTGCAGGTCCTCGACGGCGAGGAGGAGTCCAAGACGGACGCCACCCGCGAGGAGCTGGAGGAGCTGGTCGCCGCCGGCGAGCGGGCCAAGGACGTCTTCATCCGCTCCAACCTCCGCCTGGTCGTCGCCGTCGCCCGGCGCTACCCGCGCAGCGGCCTGCCCCTGCTGGACCTGATCCAGGAGGGCAATGCCGGCCTGGTGCGCGCCGTCGAGAAGTTCGACTACCGCAAGGGCTTCAAGTTCTCGACATACGCCACCTGGTGGATCCGTCAGGCCATCACCCGCTCCATCGCCGACCAGTCCCGCACCATCCGGCTCCCCGTCCACCTGGTGGAGGAGCTGGGCCGCATCCGCCGCGTCCAGCGCGAGTTCAACCGGGAGCACGGCCGTGACCCGGAGCCCGCGGAGATCGCCGCGGAGCTGGCCACCACGCCGGAGCGCGTCACCGACGTCCTCGACTGGGCCCGCGACCCGGTCTCGCTGAACATGTCGGTGGACGACGAGGGCGAGACCCAGTTCGGCGACCTGCTGGAGGACACGTCGGCGGTGTCGCCCGAGCAGTCGGTGCTGACGCTGCTCCGCAGCGAGGAACTGGACGGCCTGATCGGCCGCCTGGACCAGCGCACGGCCTCCATCATCAAGATGCGGTACGGCATCGAGGACGGCCGCGAGCGCACCCTGACCGAGGTCGGCAAGGAGCATGGCCTGACCCGCGAACGCATCCGCCAGATCGAGAAGCACGCCCTGCTCGAACTGAAGAAGCTGGCGCGTGACACGGGGTTCGACGCGGCGGCGTAA
- a CDS encoding N-acetyltransferase family protein, which produces MPTQRTEVQVRAGVEGDLDSLTAIYNHYVRETAITFDTAIFTPEERRPWLLSHPEDGPHRLMVATDAESQRILGYATSSPYRPKPAYVTSVEVSVYVAPDPAPDSSGGGTLTRRGIGTLLYDALFKALADEDVHRAYAGIAQPNEASQRLHARFGFRYVGTYREVGRKFGRYWDVAWYEKEL; this is translated from the coding sequence ATGCCGACACAACGCACAGAGGTGCAGGTCAGGGCGGGTGTCGAGGGGGATCTCGATTCCCTCACGGCGATCTACAACCACTATGTACGCGAGACGGCCATCACATTCGATACCGCGATCTTCACTCCCGAAGAGCGCCGTCCTTGGCTGCTCTCCCACCCGGAAGACGGCCCGCACCGGCTGATGGTTGCCACGGATGCGGAATCACAGCGAATCCTGGGGTACGCCACATCCAGTCCTTACCGACCGAAGCCCGCGTACGTGACATCCGTGGAGGTTTCGGTGTACGTCGCGCCGGACCCCGCACCGGACTCCTCCGGAGGAGGCACCCTCACCCGGCGCGGCATCGGCACGCTGCTCTACGACGCCCTCTTCAAGGCGCTGGCCGACGAGGACGTGCACCGCGCCTACGCCGGGATCGCCCAGCCCAACGAGGCCTCCCAGCGGCTGCACGCCCGCTTCGGCTTCCGTTACGTCGGCACCTACCGCGAGGTCGGCCGCAAGTTCGGCCGCTACTGGGACGTGGCCTGGTACGAGAAAGAGCTGTAG
- a CDS encoding dioxygenase, which produces MSAATSAATRERVPALYLSHGAPPLADDPVWPGQLADWSAGLPRPKAILMVSAHWEEAPLALGAVDTIPLVYDFWGFPEHYYQVRYTAPGAPELAASVRKLLRAPGIPVQDIPDRGLDHGAYVPLVEMYPGADIPVLQISLPTLDPVRLMDIGRKLAPLRDEGVLIVGSGFFTHNLAALRYAGSGVPSWSAEFDDWGRRALEARDWDALLDFLHKAPAGRYAHPRTEHFAPLFVTMGAAEAGGELDAQKSVIDGFWMGMAKRSVQFG; this is translated from the coding sequence ATGTCCGCCGCCACCTCCGCCGCCACCCGGGAGCGCGTGCCCGCCCTCTACCTCAGCCACGGCGCGCCTCCCCTCGCCGACGACCCCGTCTGGCCCGGCCAGCTCGCCGACTGGTCCGCCGGCCTGCCCCGCCCCAAGGCGATCCTCATGGTCTCGGCCCACTGGGAGGAGGCCCCGCTCGCCCTGGGCGCGGTGGACACCATCCCGCTCGTCTACGACTTCTGGGGCTTCCCCGAGCACTACTACCAGGTCCGGTACACCGCCCCCGGCGCCCCCGAGCTGGCCGCATCCGTGCGCAAGCTGCTGCGCGCCCCCGGCATCCCCGTCCAGGACATCCCGGACCGCGGCCTCGACCACGGCGCCTACGTCCCGCTCGTCGAGATGTACCCCGGCGCCGACATACCAGTGCTCCAGATCTCCCTGCCCACCCTCGACCCGGTCCGCCTGATGGACATCGGCCGCAAGCTCGCCCCGCTGCGGGACGAGGGCGTGCTGATCGTCGGCTCCGGCTTCTTCACCCACAATCTGGCCGCCCTGCGGTACGCGGGCAGCGGTGTGCCCAGCTGGTCCGCCGAGTTCGACGACTGGGGCCGGCGGGCCCTGGAGGCCCGCGACTGGGACGCCCTGCTGGACTTCCTGCACAAGGCCCCGGCCGGCCGCTACGCCCACCCGCGCACCGAACACTTCGCCCCGCTCTTCGTCACCATGGGCGCGGCCGAGGCGGGTGGCGAGCTGGACGCGCAGAAGTCGGTGATCGACGGGTTCTGGATGGGGATGGCGAAGCGGTCGGTGCAGTTCGGCTGA
- a CDS encoding MarR family winged helix-turn-helix transcriptional regulator: MNTASDSAAQPRWLTDEEQRVWRAYLHATTLLEDHLDRQLQRDAGMPHIYYGLLVGLAEAPRRRLRMTELAMQAKITRSRLSHAIARLEKNGWVRREDCPSDKRGQFAVLTDEGVEVLKRTAPGHVDAVRQAMFDRLTPQQQKALGEIMEIVAEGLQPNEAGADLPWLR; this comes from the coding sequence ATGAACACGGCATCCGACTCCGCCGCGCAGCCCCGCTGGCTCACCGACGAGGAACAGCGCGTCTGGCGCGCCTATCTGCACGCCACCACCCTGCTGGAGGACCACCTCGACCGGCAGTTGCAGCGCGACGCGGGCATGCCGCACATCTACTACGGCCTGCTCGTCGGCCTCGCCGAGGCCCCGCGCCGCCGGCTGCGGATGACCGAGCTGGCGATGCAAGCGAAGATCACCCGGTCCCGGCTCTCGCATGCGATCGCGCGGCTGGAGAAGAACGGCTGGGTGCGCCGCGAGGACTGTCCCTCCGACAAGCGCGGCCAGTTCGCGGTGCTCACGGACGAGGGTGTCGAGGTGCTGAAGCGCACCGCGCCGGGCCATGTGGACGCCGTACGGCAGGCGATGTTCGACCGGCTCACCCCTCAGCAGCAGAAGGCCCTCGGCGAGATCATGGAGATCGTCGCCGAGGGCCTCCAGCCCAACGAAGCGGGTGCGGACCTGCCCTGGCTCCGCTAA
- a CDS encoding MFS transporter: protein MSETALKAPGAAAPAGDANRWKALVFIALAQLMVVLDATIVNIALPSAQTDLGISDGNRQWVVTAYALAFGGLLLFGGRIADKWGRKRAFVTGLAGFALASALGGAATTGPMMFGARALQGVFGALLAPAALSLLAVMFTDAKERAKAFGIYGAIAGGGGAVGLILGGFLTEYLNWRWTFFVNVPFAVVAAAGAYFVIREPEGGRNRSPLDIPGVILSTLGLVALVYGFTRAESDGWGDTVTVSMFVASAVLLLAFVVVESRVKAPLLPLRVVSNRNRGGIYLSLGLAIIGMFGLFLFLTYYLQVVKGYSPVKTGFAFLPMIAGMITGSTQIGTRLMTRIAPRLLMGPGFLVAGVGMLLLTQLKIDSSYGMLLLPAMLLLGLGMGTAFMPAMSLATTGVEPRDAGVASAMVNTSQQVGGAIGTALLNTIAASAKTSYFKDHIAGAATKPQQQLVGLQAMVHGYSTAIWFAVGILGLAALIAFTFVNAGRPGGTEVIRGEGAEDEVPVPVVAH from the coding sequence ATGTCCGAAACAGCCCTCAAGGCTCCCGGCGCCGCCGCACCGGCCGGCGACGCCAACCGCTGGAAGGCGCTCGTCTTCATCGCGCTCGCCCAGCTGATGGTCGTCCTCGACGCCACCATCGTGAACATCGCCCTGCCCTCTGCCCAGACCGACCTCGGCATATCCGACGGCAACCGGCAGTGGGTCGTCACCGCCTACGCCCTCGCCTTCGGTGGCCTGCTGCTGTTCGGCGGCCGTATCGCCGACAAGTGGGGCCGTAAGCGCGCCTTCGTCACCGGCCTGGCCGGCTTCGCCCTCGCCTCCGCGCTCGGCGGCGCCGCCACCACCGGCCCGATGATGTTCGGCGCCCGCGCCCTCCAGGGCGTCTTCGGCGCCCTGCTCGCCCCGGCTGCGCTCTCCCTGCTCGCGGTGATGTTCACCGACGCCAAGGAGCGCGCCAAGGCGTTCGGCATCTACGGCGCCATCGCCGGCGGTGGCGGTGCCGTCGGCCTGATCCTCGGCGGCTTCCTGACCGAGTACCTGAACTGGCGCTGGACCTTCTTCGTGAACGTCCCGTTCGCCGTCGTCGCCGCGGCCGGCGCCTACTTCGTCATCCGTGAGCCCGAGGGCGGCCGCAACCGCTCCCCGCTCGACATCCCCGGTGTGATCCTGTCCACCCTCGGCCTGGTCGCCCTCGTCTACGGCTTCACCCGTGCCGAGTCCGACGGCTGGGGTGACACCGTGACCGTCTCGATGTTCGTCGCGTCCGCGGTGCTGCTGCTCGCCTTCGTGGTCGTCGAGTCCCGGGTCAAGGCCCCGCTGCTGCCGCTGCGCGTGGTCAGCAACCGCAACCGCGGCGGTATCTACCTCTCCCTCGGCCTCGCCATCATCGGCATGTTCGGCCTGTTCCTCTTCCTGACCTACTACCTGCAGGTCGTGAAGGGCTACTCGCCGGTCAAGACGGGCTTCGCGTTCCTGCCGATGATCGCCGGAATGATCACGGGCTCCACCCAGATCGGCACCCGCCTGATGACCCGGATCGCGCCCCGGCTGCTGATGGGCCCCGGCTTCCTGGTCGCCGGTGTCGGCATGCTGCTGCTGACCCAGCTGAAGATCGACTCCTCGTACGGCATGCTCCTGCTGCCCGCGATGCTGCTGCTCGGCCTCGGCATGGGTACGGCGTTCATGCCGGCGATGTCCCTGGCCACCACGGGCGTCGAGCCCCGGGACGCCGGCGTCGCCTCCGCGATGGTCAACACCTCGCAGCAGGTGGGCGGCGCGATCGGCACCGCCCTGCTGAACACCATCGCCGCGTCCGCGAAGACGTCGTACTTCAAGGACCACATCGCCGGTGCGGCCACCAAGCCGCAGCAGCAACTGGTCGGTCTCCAGGCCATGGTGCACGGCTACAGCACCGCGATCTGGTTCGCCGTCGGCATCCTCGGGCTCGCTGCCCTGATCGCCTTCACCTTCGTCAACGCCGGCCGCCCGGGCGGCACCGAGGTGATCCGCGGCGAGGGCGCCGAGGACGAGGTGCCGGTGCCGGTGGTGGCCCACTGA
- a CDS encoding TetR/AcrR family transcriptional regulator encodes MPTATTPAPRKVTRPRADAVRNRERIVTAAREMFVEHGPDVPLDEIARRAGVGNATVYRNFPDRDALVREVVCSVMDRTAEAAELALAETGDAFAALERFVHASADERISALCPMISSTFDQNHPDLEASRERVERLIEEVMGRARAAGQLRPDVGVGDLMIVVAQLSRPPVGTDCLRGDRFVHRHLQLLLDGLRAPARSALPGEAVTIKELRAS; translated from the coding sequence GTGCCGACCGCGACCACCCCCGCACCGCGCAAGGTGACCCGGCCCCGTGCCGACGCCGTGCGCAACCGGGAGCGGATCGTCACCGCCGCCCGGGAGATGTTCGTCGAGCACGGCCCGGACGTGCCGCTCGACGAGATCGCCCGCCGGGCCGGCGTCGGCAACGCCACGGTGTACCGCAACTTCCCCGACCGCGACGCCCTCGTCCGCGAGGTCGTCTGCTCCGTCATGGACCGTACGGCCGAGGCGGCCGAGCTGGCCCTCGCCGAGACCGGGGACGCCTTCGCCGCACTGGAGCGGTTCGTGCACGCCTCCGCCGACGAGCGGATCAGCGCGCTGTGCCCGATGATCTCCAGCACCTTCGACCAGAACCACCCCGACCTGGAGGCCTCCCGCGAGCGCGTCGAGCGGCTCATCGAGGAGGTCATGGGCCGGGCCAGGGCGGCCGGACAGCTCCGGCCGGACGTCGGCGTCGGCGACCTGATGATCGTCGTGGCCCAGCTGAGCCGGCCCCCGGTCGGCACGGACTGTCTGCGCGGCGACCGTTTCGTCCACCGTCATCTGCAGTTGCTGCTCGACGGGCTGCGGGCACCCGCCCGCTCCGCCCTGCCGGGCGAGGCCGTGACGATCAAGGAGCTGCGCGCGTCCTGA
- a CDS encoding M6 family metalloprotease domain-containing protein has translation MAALAVVTALTLAVSTSAGTGHLSAPTTAGPVGLARSSALAPCTVHAGLDVQMTEGLPTPHGYARSTGTLHALTLMVDFSDAPGEGSAADRFHEFFPQTEQWFRTASYGRLRYQAETPISGWLRMPKPFKAYGIERGAPFDPGYRQLVKDMVAAAGPRVDFRSYDILNVLVTPNAGPSALDTVLSVTFAGNGDAPVADGVPVANASFIYSRQDDGSGSYTRTGFRVLPHENSHTFGLPDLYTQEGGGAVGHWDIMSEDWGADNDLLGWHKWKLGWLDGSQVTCAATRGSTEYLLTPLYKPGGGKLVLVPVSAQSSYALEVRAQGGNDEAVCRPGVLIYKVDGTIETGHGPVTVYDSHRNSGGCTRIPNVQAELSDATFTSGETFKDPSHGITVEVLDTDADGNYRVRVTRG, from the coding sequence GTGGCCGCTCTCGCCGTGGTGACCGCGCTGACCCTCGCGGTCAGCACCTCGGCCGGGACCGGACATCTGTCGGCGCCCACCACCGCCGGGCCCGTCGGCCTGGCCCGCTCCTCCGCCCTCGCGCCCTGCACCGTCCACGCCGGTCTGGACGTGCAGATGACCGAGGGCCTGCCCACCCCGCACGGCTACGCCCGCTCCACGGGCACGCTGCACGCGCTGACCTTGATGGTCGACTTCTCCGACGCGCCCGGCGAGGGCAGCGCGGCGGACCGCTTCCACGAGTTCTTCCCGCAGACCGAGCAGTGGTTCCGCACCGCGTCGTACGGCCGCCTGCGCTACCAGGCGGAAACGCCGATCAGCGGCTGGCTGCGGATGCCGAAACCCTTCAAGGCGTACGGCATCGAGCGCGGCGCTCCCTTCGATCCCGGCTACCGGCAGCTGGTGAAGGACATGGTGGCCGCAGCCGGCCCGAGAGTGGACTTCCGCTCGTACGACATCCTGAACGTCCTGGTCACTCCGAACGCCGGCCCCTCGGCGCTGGACACCGTCCTGTCCGTGACCTTCGCCGGCAACGGCGACGCCCCGGTCGCCGACGGGGTCCCCGTCGCCAACGCGTCGTTCATCTACTCCCGGCAGGACGACGGCTCCGGCTCCTACACCCGTACCGGCTTCCGGGTGCTGCCGCACGAGAACAGCCACACCTTCGGGCTGCCCGACCTGTACACACAGGAGGGCGGGGGCGCGGTCGGGCACTGGGACATCATGAGCGAGGACTGGGGGGCCGACAACGATCTGCTCGGCTGGCACAAGTGGAAGCTGGGCTGGCTGGACGGCTCCCAGGTGACCTGCGCGGCGACCCGGGGCAGCACCGAGTACCTGCTGACGCCGCTGTACAAGCCGGGCGGCGGGAAGCTGGTCCTCGTACCCGTCAGCGCGCAGAGCTCCTACGCGCTGGAGGTACGCGCACAGGGCGGCAACGACGAGGCGGTGTGCCGGCCGGGCGTGCTGATCTACAAGGTGGACGGCACGATCGAAACCGGCCACGGTCCGGTCACGGTCTACGACAGCCACCGCAACAGCGGCGGCTGCACCCGCATCCCCAACGTCCAGGCCGAACTCTCCGACGCCACCTTCACCTCCGGCGAGACCTTCAAGGACCCGAGCCACGGCATCACCGTGGAGGTGCTGGACACGGATGCGGACGGGAACTACCGGGTGCGGGTGACTCGGGGGTAG
- a CDS encoding polyketide synthase dehydratase domain-containing protein translates to MVWEAALQPPLISATDNATARSSDVPSIPTVLAEARMDTELPEEFWCLTRCRQLDEGLRQADVLVCHPGSRIIAEFRGITLRQAAHGSGRQGQPPSARADRLDAWQDQPASSGACVRVGRDGRTRPLNTADGRLSAAAETTADPRAPLREIAAKAGVSVGTVRDVRKRMQSGEVLVPDRQRTGTTRHTKTAALPSGAPPGSAPDGVSTGAFG, encoded by the coding sequence GTGGTCTGGGAAGCCGCGCTCCAGCCGCCGCTGATCTCTGCCACGGACAACGCGACGGCGCGGTCTTCGGATGTCCCCTCCATACCGACGGTGCTGGCCGAGGCGCGCATGGACACGGAACTGCCCGAGGAGTTCTGGTGCCTGACCCGCTGCCGGCAGCTGGACGAGGGGCTGCGGCAGGCCGACGTACTGGTGTGTCACCCCGGCAGCCGCATCATTGCCGAGTTCCGCGGAATCACCCTGCGCCAGGCAGCCCACGGATCCGGCCGACAAGGGCAGCCGCCTTCCGCGCGGGCGGACCGGCTGGACGCATGGCAGGATCAACCGGCTTCATCCGGCGCGTGCGTCCGGGTCGGCAGGGACGGCCGGACCCGGCCCCTGAACACCGCCGACGGTCGCCTCAGCGCCGCGGCGGAGACCACCGCCGACCCTCGTGCCCCGTTGCGGGAAATCGCCGCGAAGGCAGGTGTGTCCGTGGGCACCGTCCGTGACGTGCGCAAGCGGATGCAGAGCGGGGAGGTCCTGGTTCCCGACCGTCAGCGGACAGGAACGACGCGCCATACGAAGACGGCCGCCCTGCCGTCGGGAGCGCCGCCGGGCAGTGCACCCGATGGGGTGAGCACCGGGGCGTTCGGCTGA